ttttttttgtttttttccagatttccCCCAGGAGCGCTGTCCTGTGGTGCTCGCACCACTGCTGTACCCTGAAAAACGGGACATTCTCATGGACAGGATCCTACCAGACTCGGGGGAGTTAGCTAAGACCATAATGGAGAGTTCTCTAGCAGACTTCATTCAAGAAGTTGGCTATGGCTTCTGTGCAAggtgacattttaaaatcattctCAGTGCCAATGTGTAGTCCTGTGCATTCACACCAAACCAAACGAGACTTGGAACATATGGAGGAAAAACATTTAGTTCACAAATATCAATGTATATTCAGACATTGaagtttgttttgcttctcGATATAATAGTGATGTTAATTGAACCGCAACTGCCGGATCAACTTGACTGATCTGTCGTCATGTGTGTTGTCTTGTTCTCTGCAGTCTGGATGAGTGCAGAAACATAATCCACCAGTATGGGGTGAGAGAGGTGACTGCCAGCCAGGTCGCCAGAGTCCTGGGCATGATGGCTCGGACCCACTCTGGCCTAACTGATGGCATTCCATTGCAGGTGAGGCTTGGCAAGGTTGTACAACCAGAattgctttctgtttatttcagattttaataAATGGATGcctttttcttctgcagtccATCTCTGCTCCAGGAAGTGGGATCTGGAGTGACGGTAAAGACAAGAACGATGGTTCGCAGGCGCACACATGGAACGTTGAGGTTCTCATCGATGTTGTCAAAGAAGTGGTGAGTGAACAGTTAAATGTAGTGTCACTTTTTCGTAATGTTACTTTTTCCATCCGGCCGTTGACAAGTCTGAGCAAATCTGGTCAGATCAAATGCACCAATCTGTATGTTCTGTGTCAtattcacacaaacaaatgcacaacATAGCCTTTCACAAATATAATGCCAAATATTGGAGGAGTCTGTTTTGTATCATACTCCATtaattaatgcttttttttttttcctctctacaTTTTAGAATCCAAACTTGAACTTCAAAGAGGTGACCTACGAACTGGACCACCCAGGATTTCTAATCCGGGACAGCAAAGGCCTGCACATCGTGGTGTATGGTATCCAGAGGGGGCTGGGAATGGAAGTGTTTCCTGTTGATCTCATCTACCGACCGTGGAAACATGCTGAGGGACAGGTAACTGACCAAAAGTTACAATGTCTCTTTTGAGAAGTTTTATGGCAAGATTGGATGTCTgatctccttttttctttttccagttgTCCTTCATTCAGCACTCTCTGATGAACCTAGATGTGTTTTGCTTTGCTGACTTCGCTTGTCACACTGTGGCCATTGACATTCTTAAGGCCCCACCAGAGGATGACAACAGGGAGATTGCCACATGGTATGCAGACTGACCACTTAAgaaacttcattttcatttaagtTATGCGACTGGTGGCACACTTTACCTGTGATGGCCTCATCAATTCAGGCGTCACTGTCTTTGCTGAAACTGAGTGGAAATCTTCCTGATGCTCGAATATGTTTTAAACGGAGTCTCTCGAATCCATCGCAGGAAAAGTCTTGACCTCGTGGAGAGTTTGCTCAGGCTGTCGGAGGTTGGCCAGTACGAACAGGTGAAGCAGTTGTTCAGCTTCCCAATCAAGCACTGCCCGGACATGCTGGTGCTGGCGCTACTGCAGATCTCCACCTCTTGGCACACTCTGCGTCATGAGCTCATCTCTTCCCTGATGCCCATCTTCCTGGGCAACCACCCCAACTCTGCCATCATTCTGCACTATGCTTGGCATGGACAGGTTTGTGTTTCTGGATTCCAACCAGTGTaccataatttttttttttctcaacatattaaatattattagcTCTTAATTTGTTTAGTATTTATCTCTTTGACCATTGTTGCATCCTTGCGAAAGTCTTTCTTaaacctttgttttcctgttcagGGACAGTCTCCCTCCATCCGTCAGCTCATTATGCATTCGATGGCTGAGTGGTACATGAGAGGAGAGCAGTATGACCAGGCCAAGCTATCTCGCATCCTGGACGTTGCCCAGGATTTGAAGGTTTGCTTTGATAAATACtttcaaaacaaagctgaaatatttttatattttaatgtatAGTTTTTAAGAGATTGCAGTAGAAAGTTCCAACTAAATAACAGgggaaaatattttattaaagcACACAAGTTGTTGCTGTTATAGAGGCTTGATAGAGCTTAAAGCGAGTTGTTAAATCCATCTCCAATGTATTCAGTGtaactttttctttccctccctctctagTCTCTATCGATGCTGCTGAATGGTACTCCATTTGCCTTTGTTATTGACCTTGCTGCACTTGCCTCTCGCCGTGAATACCTCAAACTTGATAAATGGCTGACTGACAAAATCAGAGAACATGGAGTAAGTCTGTAAATTTGTCAGGTCCCAGTTCATCTTTGATCTTCTGTTTGCATTATTTTGGAGTTCATTTATCGTGTTGTGTTCTGTCAGGAACCTTTCATCCAGGCGTGTGTGACGTTTCTGAAGAGGCGATGTCCATCCATAATGGGCGGCCTGGCTCCTGACAAGGACCAGCCCAAAAGCGCCCAGCTTCCCCCAGAAACTTTAGCCACCATGCTGGCCTGCTTGCAGTCCTGTGCTGGGTGAGAGTCTGTTTATCTGTTTCAATGTCCTTCCTTTAAAGTGGCTACTGAGATATTGAACGTCCCATCTTTGTGGGTTGGATTCTTGTGGCATATGTGGCTTATAGAGTAAAGAGATGGTTGATGTATATCTCAATTATTTATGAAGagatttatcatttaaaatgtgtctgtcCTCAGGAGCGTGTCTCAGGAGTTGTCGGAGACCATCTTGACTATGGTTGCCAACTGCAGCAACGTCATGAACAAAGCCCGTCAGCCACCACCAGGGGTCATGCCAAAGGGGCGTGCCCCGAGCACCAGCAGCCTGGACGCCATTTCCCCGGTACAGGTATCCTCACAAACGCCTCAATGTACTTCTGCTTGCAAACTTCTAAATGGCTTTTGACGTTTACATTAACAAAAAGCTTGCTATAAAATAAGGTACACTGATTTCTCCTGCTGTTCTAGATGGACCCTCTGACTGGCATGGGATCGTTGAACCTCGGAGGAACAGCCACCTCACACACTCAAAGCATGCAAGGTTTTCCAACCTCTCTAAGTTCAGCTTTCAGTAACCCCCAGTCGCCAGCAAAAGCCTTCCCACCACTCACCAATCCCAACTCCAGCACACCGTTCGGGGGTATTGGCAGCCTCGCCTCGCAGCTCCCCGGTATGGACACTGGTACTATgctatttcatttcttttcattacaAATGCATTTACACTCATTTTACTAGCTGTATGTAGTTCAGGAGGTAGAGCAAGTTGTCTTCAGCACCTCCAGGTTAGTGGTTCACGTTGCTCCAGTCTTTAAGTTTTTCTTGGGCATCACAGATCAAACTGTGTTTTCCACATATTTAGCATAAAGGATGAAATAAAGATGCATGTTTAGTCGATAGTACTTGCTCATATTAAgctaaatttatttaaaaaaagaaagtagttCAGAGTCGAATCAAAGTGCATTGAAATGAaggagttgttgttgttacttCCAGGTCCATTGGGCTCGGGTATTGGTTCTGGTATCGGGTCTAGTCTGGGGATGCCAACCGTGAGCACGGACCCTTTTGGTACCAGGAAGATGAGCACACCAGGCCTGAACCCGCCGACTTTTCAGCAGAGTAAGATGAAGGCCTGtaagtggtggtggtggtagtggtgtGACTGAGAGCCCCGCCCTGCGCTGCTCAGCACTGTATTTCCTCTGAGCTGACAatgattcatttcatttatttctcatGCAATAACAGCGCAACATCAAAACCTAGAACGGTACAAGATCTTTCAAAGATGATACAATTTTAATCTTCTGATTGAAATAATTCAAATCATTCAGCTAAACAGAGGAAATACAGATCAGTCTTCCATTCCTCGTCTGCTTCTGCTGACAACCCCACTTTAATGTTATTGGTCTACTTTTAATCATCAAAAACAAGTCTTACGAAAGAATAACACCCTCGTTTGTGTCCGTGCCATGTGTTAATGGAAAGTTTTATGAAAAATGCCTGATCTTATCAGCACAACCTTTCAACCCTACTTTAAATTCACATATTTGCATTTGAAAGAAACACGTTGAAGTAAAGATTACCAAAGTCCATTCAATGTTTCCCAGTCATTGTTAACCATCCCATTGACACAAGTTCTTCTTTGGGTGGCGAAAAATGGTTAATTTGCATGTAGGGATGAAGCTCAAACAGTCTGGACCTTGATTTGTAAGACTTCTCTTTGATGCTGACTCTTAAATCATGACACGCTGTTGAATTGAACCACTTGGCTTATGCTTCATAGCATATGGTGTTGAATTGAAATGCAAAATCCTGATGACGCTTCACTCTTTGCCCAGCTGACCTTTCTCAGGTGTGGCCAGAGGCAAACCAGCACTTTAGTAAGGAGATCGACGACGAAGCCAACAGTTACTTCCAGCGAATCTACAACCACCCACCTCACCCAACTATGTCTGTAGATGAAGTGAGTCATGgcatgttatttttattttaaaaaaaattcaaatgtgtTGATTTGTACTTGTGCTATATCAAATGGTATTTAttcttgtttcattttgttcgCTTCTAGGTACTCGAGATGCTTCAGCGGTTCAAGGATTCAACCATCAAGCGAGAGCGAGAAGTGTTCAACTGCATGCTTCGCAACTTGTTTGAGGAGTACAGATTCTTCCCACAGTACCCAGACAAGGAGCTGCACATCACTGCTTGCCTCTTTGGCGGCATCATCGAGAAGGGCCTTGTTACCTACATGGCCCTGGGCTTGGCCCTCCGATATGTTCTTGAAGCCTTAAGAAAACCATTCGGATCCAAAATGTATTACTTCGGAATTGCTGCCCTAGATAGGTTCAAAAATAGGTATTGATATGTTTTGTGTCCTAAAATTTGTTGGTTACACACTCGGGCTGTAAAATCTGATGCATGTTTTGTGGTTTTAGACTAAAGGATTACCCTCAGTATTGTCAACACCTGGCTTCAATTGCTCACTTCTTGCAATTTCCCCACCATTTACAAGAGGTAATCAGGTTTCCCTAATTTAGCCTTTTCTGCAATTCTGTCCTGTCTGTCCCATCTCTGAATTGCAGAGAGGGTCCAACCCCTTCAGATAGATTAAATCTGCCGCTCTGTACCTTTCAAATATCCTGTGCGTGCAGTATATCGAGTATGGCCAACAGTCACGGGACCCTCCGGTGAAGATGCAGGGATCCATCACCACGCCTGGAAGTCTGGCCCTGGCACAAGTTCAAGCCCAGGCGCAGTCTCAGCAACCCGCCGGCCTCAAACCGCCACAGCCGGGCCAGCCGAGCACCCTCGTCACGACCACCACCACGACGACCACGGCAGCCAAAACCACCACCATCACGAGACCGACGCCCAGCAGCTTCAAGAAGGACGTCCCTGTGAGTTGACTGTTTGAAATTACTGTATCCTGTCTGACTACTTCTGTCAATTCACAGAATTCATCCTTGTTCAATCTATTTGCAGCCCTCTATAAACACTACTAACATCGACACGCTGCTCGTGGCCACTGACCAAACGGAAAGGATCGTAGAGCCTCCAGAGAATGTCCAGGAGAAGATCGCTTTTATCTTCAACAATCTCTCTCAGTCCAACATGACACAGAAGGTACAGGAAGTAACAAAGCCTTATTGTATTTAAGGAAAATTGGTATTGGGTCTTTTTTCTAATTTCCCCTCTTGAATCAGGTTGAGGAGTTGAAGGAGACGGTGAAAGAGGAGTTCATGCCCTGGGTGTCTCAGTACCTGGTGATGAAGCGTGTCAGCATTGAGCCAAACTTCCACAGTCTCTACTCCAACTTCCTGGACACGCTCAAAAATCCTGAGTTTGTCAAGATGGTCCTCAATGAAACTTACCGGAATATCAAGGTAACGATGTGATTCAGGAGTAACTTGAAGGCTGTGAGACAATAGTGTGTAGTTTCTTTCATGTATTTGATGGTCACCAGTTGAATGTTTTAGCATTTTAAATGAGAGCATCTCGTTCCTCTTCAACTTTCCCGCAAAATTTTAGTTCCTGCTTgaacacaaatggaaaaacGATTAGACAAAATTGAAGTTTTTTCTCTCTATATCAGGTTCTTTTGACCTCGGACAAGGCAGCTGCAAATTTCTCGGATCGCTCCCTGCTGAAGAATCTTGGCCACTGGTTGGGCATGATTACACTGGCCAAAAACAAGCCCATCCTCTATACAGTAAGAATTTGACACAAGCTCTTTGATTTTACCGTCAAGttaattgtattttataaatCCTGCATCTTGGTAGTCGGTCAAGTGATTTTTCTCCTTTCCTAGGATCTGGAAGTCAAGTCTCTACTACTGGAAGCGTACGTGAAAGGCCAACAGGAGCTACTTTATGTGGTTCCTTTTGTTGCCAAAGTTTTGGAGTCTAGTCTGCGAAGCATGGTAAGCAGCAAAAGCCTGAATAGCCTTAATCATTTCTTCCCACACTGTTAAAATTGCATGGTGTCAGTAATTTGattctgtcttgtgtttttaGGTATTTCGGCCACAGAATCCTTGGACTATGGCTATCATGAATGTTCTTGCTGAGCTGCATCAGGAACATGACCTCAAGGTAACATTGTTTATCAGTCACAaattgtaaaaaacaaacagtggcTGCAACATCATGATCTCACAGTTAAAATTAAGCTAAACACCTGTAAGAAATTGTTAAACCTAaggtccctttttttttaactgtacaAATATGAGCAACACTcacattcttcttctgtttgctgCAGTTGAATTTGAAGTTTGAGATTGAGGTTCTTTGTAAGAACCTGTCTCTGGACATCAATGACCTGAAGCCGGGAAACCTGTTGAAGGACAAGGAGAAGCTGAAGAGCCTGGAAGAACAGCTGTCTGCACCAAAGAAGGAAGCAAAACCTCCAGAAGAAATGATACCTGCAGGTAGCTACTTCacatttgtatttattcttGCATTTAACATTCTTGAGGACTATTTGacccattttcttttatgaaggAAAATGTAATATGTAAGTATTTATTGTGATTAatatttatgtaatatattttaactgaacagaattttttttatagagAAATATACTCACTAATATGTCACAGCTACCATTTACTCTGAAGATCCCTGTTTCCATTAAAGCAATTTTACTGATTTTGTTGTACATTTGCTGTTTGTATAAATCTGCCTTCTCTTATGATTTTAATCAACTGAACGTTTTGTCGCCAACAGGAGAATTTGTTCCGTTTGCAGCTCCTCCCTCAACCCCAGCTGCTACCACCAACACCTGCACAACCACCGGCCCCCCCACTCCTCAGTTCAGCTACCATGACATCAATGTGTACGCCCTGGCAGGCCTGGCACCACACATCAACATCAACGCCACCGTAAGTGTCAAGAAGTGGCCCGTGCAGCCTTCTCCCCGCTAAAGACCCACACAGCATCAGTGACTTTAATACTCTCACTCTTCGTCCCTTCAGATCCCGCTGCTCCAGGCTCATCCTCAGCTGAAGCAGTGCATTCGGCAAGCAGTAGAGCGAGCTGTGCAGGAGCTGGTCCACCCCGTGGTCGATCGCTCCATCAAAATTGCGATGACGACCTGTGAGCAAATCATCAGGAAGGACTTTGCCCTCGATTCAGAGGAGTCCCGCATGCGCGTGGCTGCCCATCACATGATGAGAAACCTGACGGCCGGCATGGCCATGATCACCTGCCGCGAGCCGCTGCTCGTCAGCATCGCCACCAacctgaagaacagcttcaatGCTGCACTTAGGGTGAGCCTCCCAGCTTTCACCAGAGCTCGTCATGATTTTATGAAGTCGTACATGATGTAGTAACGCAAAAAGACAAGGAGATGAAAACAATACGTATGTAACTTTCACAGGAAAATCTTCTTTCCGTTTGTTTCATGAGTTTTAATTGATTTTCACTCACAGGCACCGACTCCACAACAGAGGGAGATGATGGAGGATGCCGCAAACAGGATTGCACAAGAAAACTGTGAACTGGCTTGCTGTTTCATCCAGAAAACCGCAGTGGAAAAGGCCGGTCCAGAAATGGACAAGAGACTAGCCACGGTGAGACTTGAATCAAATTACAAGTTAGACAGTGTTTAATCTAATTCACTTTCTGGAACATGATCTGTGGCCAGTGTTACTTACACATGTAGAATCCCTAAGCTAGGTCAAATATTAATATTGTAGACTGCAATACTTAATTGTAGATTTGATCGTGGTTTCCAGGCCCAACACTGAGAGCCCGGGCAAATGTAGACAGAAGTGGTTCTGTTCTCATTACAACTACTTAAACATAATGCATGTCACTCTCGAGTGGGCGCTGAGGATCTGCATCACCACGGTGATTTTAGAGTACACCGATACCTCAGATTGATAGGGGGGTGGCTCTTATGAAGCACTGGGCTTTCACGTCTTTGATTTTTGTGGGTGCGTTCTTAAGTGATTGACGTATGTACTACAGTGTATCTTGACCGTTTTCCTGCTTTCAGGAGTTTGAGCTGAGGAAGCATGCACGCCAAGAAGGACGTCGCTATTGTGATCCGGTTGTCCTGACTTACCAAGCCGAACGTATGCCTGAGCAGATCAGACTCAAGGTAGGACCGCAGTCATGGGAGAGAAAACCACTCCTCCAGTACAAATCATGTTTTACGTTTGCCTCACTTACTGATGGTCAGTGGtacaatgcattttttttatttacccagatgttttcctctgtgtaTTTCAGGTGGGAGGAGTGGACCCAAAGCAGCTGGCTGTGTATGAGGAGTTTGCCAGGAACGTTCCAGGATTCTTGCCGAGTAACGATCTTTCCCAGCCCACAGGCTTCTTGGCTCAGCCCATGAAGGTAATCCTCAAATTTTAAACTATTTCTGATAATTTGACCTCCTTAAATTCAGGATCATCAGACCAAAATTGATGAAGTCATAGCAGCATATTTCGTGTGTGTAATTTTTATTTCGTGTTCGTTTTTCAGCAACAGGCATGGGCCACTGATGATGTGGCTCAGATCTACGAGAAGTGCATGGCAGACTTGGAGCAGCATCTTCATGCCATTTCTCCAGGCCATGCCATGAATCCCCTGACCCAGGCCCTGCGCAGCCTGCTCGAAGCTGTGGCTTTAGCCAGGAACTCCAGGGACGGCATTGCTGCGCTCGGTCTCCTGCAGAAGGTAAAGAAAGCGTGCTTTTTAGGCTAATGTCATATCTTTGTGTACAAGgtgatagaaaaacacttttgttCAAAGGTCAGTAATTTTTGCATCTCTACTCTGGACTCTCTGAGATTGTATTTGAACGTTTGCTTTATTGCTTCCCAGGCTGTGGAGGGTCTTCTGGATGCCACGAGTGGAGCAGATGCTGACCTGTTGCTTCGCTATCGGGAATGCCATCTGCTTGTGCTGAAAGCCCTGCAGGACGGACGTGCCTATGGCCCACAGTGGTGCAACAAGCAGATCACCAGGTGAGGAAAGACATCACCTCTTTCTGTCACAgtcttatagttttgaaactgCACAGGGTTCTCTCAGTGATTTTCATGGAAATAGACCAGGGGAGAACTGCGTCTAACTTGCTTAACTGGTTTTTGTTTACAGGTGTCTGATTGAATGCCGAGATGAATATAAATACAACGTGGAGGCCGTGGAGCTTCTGATTAGAAACCATCTTGTGAATATGCAGCAATATGATCTGCACCTTGCACAGGTACAGCTCAGATATTTACTTTACTTATTACTTAAAACATTGGATCTTTATTGACCAAATTTCTTACAATGCTGTTGGTGACATGATCATCTGACTCGGTTTCTCAtaattgtttgtttgcttttccagTCAATGGAAAACGGATTGCACTACATGGCAGTTGCCTTTGCCATGCAGTTGGTCAAGCTGCTGTTGGTCGATGAGCGCAGTGTGAGCCACGTCACAGAAGCTGACCTCTTCCATACCATTGAGACTCTGATGAGAACCTGTGCACACTCCAGAGGCAGCGCGCCCGAGGGGTACGGAATTGATTTTGAGTCTTATTTTACATGCATTGGTTTATGTAAAAAAAGACATGACGTTCACGTGTTCAACTTTTGCCTCCAGACTTCCCCAGCTGATGGATGTTGTACGCTCCAACTACGAAGCCATGATCGACAGGGCCCACGGCGGACCCAACTTCATGATGCACTCCGGGATTTCTCAGGCGTCCGAGTACGACGATCCCCCCGGCCTGAGGGAGAAGGCGGAGTACCTTCTGCGGGAATGGGTCAACCTGTATCACTCGGCGGCAGCGGGAAGAGACAGCACCAAGGCATTCTCTGCCTTTGTTGGCCAGGTTAAAAATGAGTTATCAGTTAAGTCGAGTACCAATAATCGGGAACAATTGGCGCCCTGGTGGTTGCTTGTGTTAACCTCCTTCTCTTTATTCAGATGCATCAGCAGGGCATCCTGAAAACCGACGACTTGATCACACGATTCTTCCGGCTGTGCACAGAAATGTGCGTGGAAATAAGCTACCGAGcacaggctgaacagcagcacAATCCGGCGGCGAGTGCAGCCATCATCAGGGCCAAGTGTTACCACAACCTGGACGCCTTCGTGAGGCTCATTGCCCTCCTGGTCAAACACTCCGGAGAGGCAACCAACACGGTGACAAAAATCAACCTCCTCAACAAGGTGCGGCCACATTCCTGGAGACTGCTCTGAATCACTTTGTGCTAATTTTCTGAGAAATCACAACAAAGATGAATTTCCACTGCTCCATTAAACACTTTTTGGTTTTACAAAGAAACTATTGTAGGACAGTAGTATTGGGTGGTCGGAGGTAGAGAGAGGATGATGATTAAGTGCACCCTGCTCAAGTTTTACAGTTCGTCGTTTGTTTCTCCAGGTGCTCGGTATTGTGGTTGGGGTCCTGATCCAGGACCATGATGTGCGTCAGACGGAGTTCCAGCAGCTGCCATACCACCGGATCTTcatcatgctgctgctggagctcaatGCCCCAGAGCATGTGCTGGAGACCATCAACTTCCAGACCCTCACTGCCTTCTG
Above is a window of Salarias fasciatus chromosome 7, fSalaFa1.1, whole genome shotgun sequence DNA encoding:
- the cnot1 gene encoding CCR4-NOT transcription complex subunit 1 isoform X3 gives rise to the protein MNLDSLSLALSQISYLVDNLTKKNYRASQQEIQHIVNRHGPEADRHLLRCLFSHVDFSGDGKSSGKDFHQTQFLIQECVSLISKPNFISTLCYAIDNPLHYQKSLKPSAHLFTQLSKVLKLSKVQEVIFGLALLNSSNADLRGFAAQFIKQKLPDLLRSYVDADLGGNQEGGFQDIAIEALHLLLSHLLFGQKGASGVGQEQIDAFLKTLCRDFPQERCPVVLAPLLYPEKRDILMDRILPDSGELAKTIMESSLADFIQEVGYGFCASLDECRNIIHQYGVREVTASQVARVLGMMARTHSGLTDGIPLQSISAPGSGIWSDGKDKNDGSQAHTWNVEVLIDVVKEVNPNLNFKEVTYELDHPGFLIRDSKGLHIVVYGIQRGLGMEVFPVDLIYRPWKHAEGQLSFIQHSLMNLDVFCFADFACHTVAIDILKAPPEDDNREIATWKSLDLVESLLRLSEVGQYEQVKQLFSFPIKHCPDMLVLALLQISTSWHTLRHELISSLMPIFLGNHPNSAIILHYAWHGQGQSPSIRQLIMHSMAEWYMRGEQYDQAKLSRILDVAQDLKSLSMLLNGTPFAFVIDLAALASRREYLKLDKWLTDKIREHGEPFIQACVTFLKRRCPSIMGGLAPDKDQPKSAQLPPETLATMLACLQSCAGSVSQELSETILTMVANCSNVMNKARQPPPGVMPKGRAPSTSSLDAISPVQMDPLTGMGSLNLGGTATSHTQSMQGFPTSLSSAFSNPQSPAKAFPPLTNPNSSTPFGGIGSLASQLPGMDTGPLGSGIGSGIGSSLGMPTVSTDPFGTRKMSTPGLNPPTFQQSKMKASDLSQVWPEANQHFSKEIDDEANSYFQRIYNHPPHPTMSVDEVLEMLQRFKDSTIKREREVFNCMLRNLFEEYRFFPQYPDKELHITACLFGGIIEKGLVTYMALGLALRYVLEALRKPFGSKMYYFGIAALDRFKNRLKDYPQYCQHLASIAHFLQFPHHLQEYIEYGQQSRDPPVKMQGSITTPGSLALAQVQAQAQSQQPAGLKPPQPGQPSTLVTTTTTTTTAAKTTTITRPTPSSFKKDVPPSINTTNIDTLLVATDQTERIVEPPENVQEKIAFIFNNLSQSNMTQKVEELKETVKEEFMPWVSQYLVMKRVSIEPNFHSLYSNFLDTLKNPEFVKMVLNETYRNIKVLLTSDKAAANFSDRSLLKNLGHWLGMITLAKNKPILYTDLEVKSLLLEAYVKGQQELLYVVPFVAKVLESSLRSMVFRPQNPWTMAIMNVLAELHQEHDLKLNLKFEIEVLCKNLSLDINDLKPGNLLKDKEKLKSLEEQLSAPKKEAKPPEEMIPAGEFVPFAAPPSTPAATTNTCTTTGPPTPQFSYHDINVYALAGLAPHININATIPLLQAHPQLKQCIRQAVERAVQELVHPVVDRSIKIAMTTCEQIIRKDFALDSEESRMRVAAHHMMRNLTAGMAMITCREPLLVSIATNLKNSFNAALRAPTPQQREMMEDAANRIAQENCELACCFIQKTAVEKAGPEMDKRLATEFELRKHARQEGRRYCDPVVLTYQAERMPEQIRLKVGGVDPKQLAVYEEFARNVPGFLPSNDLSQPTGFLAQPMKQQAWATDDVAQIYEKCMADLEQHLHAISPGHAMNPLTQALRSLLEAVALARNSRDGIAALGLLQKAVEGLLDATSGADADLLLRYRECHLLVLKALQDGRAYGPQWCNKQITRCLIECRDEYKYNVEAVELLIRNHLVNMQQYDLHLAQSMENGLHYMAVAFAMQLVKLLLVDERSVSHVTEADLFHTIETLMRTCAHSRGSAPEGLPQLMDVVRSNYEAMIDRAHGGPNFMMHSGISQASEYDDPPGLREKAEYLLREWVNLYHSAAAGRDSTKAFSAFVGQVKNELSMHQQGILKTDDLITRFFRLCTEMCVEISYRAQAEQQHNPAASAAIIRAKCYHNLDAFVRLIALLVKHSGEATNTVTKINLLNKVLGIVVGVLIQDHDVRQTEFQQLPYHRIFIMLLLELNAPEHVLETINFQTLTAFCNTFHILRPTKAPGFVYAWLELISHRIFIARMLAHTPQQKGWPMYAQLLIDLFKFLAPFLRNVELNKPMQILYKGTLRVLLVLLHDFPEFLCDYHYGFCDVIPPNCIQLRNLILSAFPRNMRLPDPFTPNLKVDMLSEINIAPRILTNFTGVMPSQFKKDLDSYLKTRSPVTFLSELRSNLQVSNEPGNRYNIQLINALVLYVGTQAIAHIHNKGSTPSMSTITHSAHMDIFQNLAVDLDTEGRYLFLNAIANQLRYPNSHTHYFSCTMLYLFAEANTEAIQEQITRVLLERLIVNRPHPWGLLITFIELIKNPAFKFWSHDFVHCAPEIEKLFQSVAQCCMGQKQAQQVMEGTGAS